Sequence from the Thermocoleostomius sinensis A174 genome:
GCTCCAGTGTTAGCGCGAGGAAGATCGACATTGATGGCGGTTTGCCGGGTGAGGGTGACAGCCGCCAAGATAAAAAATGTCAGGATACAGAAGATGACATCGATGAGCGGAACTAGCTCAATTCGGACTTCTTCTTCAGGATTTTCGTAATTCCACTTCATAGCTTCAGTAATTACCCGTTCCCCTCAAGGACAGTTCGATTGGGGGGGTCTTGAATAGCAGGGCGATCGGGGCGCGGCATCCAAGATTTGCGGTAGATTAATTCCAAATCATTTCCCGACTGGCGAAAGATTTTGACTTGACCGGAAATCAATCCATTAAATAGGCGATAGAAAGCCAGGGTTGTAATAGCCACGATCAAGCCAAAGGCTGTACTGATCAACGCTTCTGAAATTCCTAGCGTTACTCCAGTAGTGGCATCAGTTCCCAGATCGCCGAGTCGAATGGAGCTAAGGGAACTAATTAACCCCAGTACGGTTCCCAACAATCCTAACAGGGGCGAAATAGCAATGATGGCTTCCAAGAGCTTATCTCCCCGCCGCATGGCAGCCAATTCCTCATCAGCAGAAGCTTGCAGCGCTAATTGGAATACTTCTGGATCAGGATACTCTAACCCGAGTGCTGAATAAAGAAACCGTCCGATCGGCTGATCATTCGATTTCCGAGCAATTTCTGCGGCAGCCCCCCAATCTCGACGAGCCGCTTCCAACACCCGGCCTGCGACTTCCCGTTCACGGGTGAGAATTTTTGACCAGAACCACACCCGCTCAATAATAGTACTTAGGGATAAAAATGAGAGGAGGAGCAACGGCCACATTGCTGGTCCGCCTCTGGCAAATAACTCAAACACATTCACTGCTTTATCTTCCCTCCTTGATGTGGTGATGCCAGATTTTTGATGCCACCAGGTGTGAATGCAACACAGAAACTCAGAGCATTTCAATTCTAAGAGCTTTCTTGAAGCATGAATGGCTCGTCTTTGTGATTCTAGTCAATTGCAATCTTGGTTTGATTTCTCTTTCATCCTGCTTTAGCATTTAGCATTTTTCATATCCACGCCTTACAGGCTTTCCGGGAAAAGGTCAGGACACTCAGCAAAAAATGACCCCCTGTTCGCCGGAGGGCAAAACAAGGGGCTGGGTATTCAATGGGTGCCCGATCAAATACGGGTTCTAGCCAGTGGTCCGGCGAACATGATCAAGGATCTGTTGCTTGCGCTCCTGTTTCGCTGCCGATGAGCTAGAGGGTTTGATAAAGTCACCTGTGCTGCGAGCCAAGTGTTCCATAATTCGTTTCTTGCGATCGTCCATGGTTGCCATTCTTTAAATTCCGTGAGTTTCCGTGAGTTTCCGTGAGTTCAATATTCCCCTACTAGAGGAGGCTCTTTAATTGTAAAAAAATGTTTCGATAATTGGAAACAGGCATCTTTAGCGATCGTAACGTTTTATGTCTACAGTCAGAAGCCGTTCGGATCGCCTCCAGAAATCCGGGAACGCTACTGAAGAAGGCTGGCGATTGTTGGTGAGGCATACTTACAGCGCATGGATATCGAGTATCTATTAAAACACTATGAACTGGGCGAACGAAATTTTAGAGGGCTAAATCTTACAGGGGCCCGCCTACACAAAGTAAACCTGACAGCGGCCGATTTTACCGGAGCGGGGTTAGGGGCAGCGCAATTGAATCGAGCGATTTTAGTGCAAGCCAGTTTGTCTCACACGTTTTTGCACATGGCCGATCTGAGTTTTGCTACCCTAAGTGGTGCCAACTTAACCCATGCCGATTTGACCAAAGCCAATCTAACGGGAGCGTGGCTGGTCAAGGCGAATCTTGAGGGAGTAAAGTTAAGCGGCGCTACCCTCAACGGCGTCAATTTGAGGGGAGCCAATCTCCAAGGCGTCAATCTAGCGGGTGTCAATTTACGAGGGGTGAACTTGCGATCGGCCAATTTGCAAGGAGCCAACTTACGCGAAACAGATTTAACGGGTGCCCGCTTGAGTGGGGCTTGTTTAACTGGGGCACAGCTACAGGGAGCCAAGTTAACTCGCGCTTATCTAAATGGCATTGATTTCTATGGGTTGGACTTAGCTCACGTCGATTTGAACGGAGCGAAGATGAATGGAGCAAATTTAGCAGGCGCAAATCTGGCAATGGCTGATCTGCAGAACACCCATTTGCGAGTGGCCAACTTAATTCACGCTAACCTGCGAGCCACTCACTTCACCCACGTCGATTTGCGTTATGCCGATCTGCGAGAAGCCAATTTGAACCACAGCAACCTTACCAAAGCCAACCTCAACCATGCTGACTTGACCGGGGCATTTCTCAACGACGCCACCCTTAATCACGCTAACTTCACTGCTGCTAGCCTTAAGGGTGCTCATCTGCGCCGCGCTAAGTTGATTGCAACGAACCTCATGCACGCCAACCTCACCAAAGCCAACCTACGTGGGGCCATGGCGATCGATCTAAACCAACGCGGAACGATTTGGTTCGAGGTGACGTTACCAGACGGAACGATATTTGGGGAAGAGTCACAAGGCTAATGGCGACAAACCAAAGAACCAGGAAACCATCAATCTAAAGTGGTAGAGACAACTCTAACTGCATACGAACCAGCTTCGTGCCATCACTCCAGGTTGGGCGGAGCGTTTGCGTTACCCTCTCGACTTCATCCTTCAGCTAAGGACAAGATATCAACTGAATTTGACGTTTTAAGCGTGTTATCTTGCTGCGATTGTTACCGAACTATATAAACTTTTCTCAAAAAGCGCTGAAATCCACATAAATTAAAGGTTTCAACGATCCATATTGGAAAGAGACCCCTTAGAATAAATCATTGAAAACTTGAGAGCATGGGAGTTTCAGCGATTTTCGCTG
This genomic interval carries:
- a CDS encoding MotA/TolQ/ExbB proton channel family protein, encoding MNVFELFARGGPAMWPLLLLSFLSLSTIIERVWFWSKILTREREVAGRVLEAARRDWGAAAEIARKSNDQPIGRFLYSALGLEYPDPEVFQLALQASADEELAAMRRGDKLLEAIIAISPLLGLLGTVLGLISSLSSIRLGDLGTDATTGVTLGISEALISTAFGLIVAITTLAFYRLFNGLISGQVKIFRQSGNDLELIYRKSWMPRPDRPAIQDPPNRTVLEGNG
- a CDS encoding pentapeptide repeat-containing protein, with the translated sequence MDIEYLLKHYELGERNFRGLNLTGARLHKVNLTAADFTGAGLGAAQLNRAILVQASLSHTFLHMADLSFATLSGANLTHADLTKANLTGAWLVKANLEGVKLSGATLNGVNLRGANLQGVNLAGVNLRGVNLRSANLQGANLRETDLTGARLSGACLTGAQLQGAKLTRAYLNGIDFYGLDLAHVDLNGAKMNGANLAGANLAMADLQNTHLRVANLIHANLRATHFTHVDLRYADLREANLNHSNLTKANLNHADLTGAFLNDATLNHANFTAASLKGAHLRRAKLIATNLMHANLTKANLRGAMAIDLNQRGTIWFEVTLPDGTIFGEESQG